CGCTGAGCTTCGGGTAGAGCCCATTAAGAAAGTTCAGCTAAGTAAACCAGCCGCGCCTGAACCGAGTATTCGTGATCAAAGTTCGAATGCTGTGGGCGATGGTGTTGTTATTGGATCGGGAAGCGGTAATGGTCAGGGCCAAACAGAGCAAGAAGGGCAAGCTTTTCGGGTTCCCGATCCGGGGATTTATTATTACGACGCCTATCTCGATGGGCAATACCTACAGACAGCTTCGATCGAGTGGCAGTTTGATCCTAAGCTTGGCTATCGCTTGTTTATCAATATTCCTTACGCGTTTGTTGGACCCTTTATTTTTGAATCCCGAGGAAAAATTGATGCCTATGGATTGGCTCCTGATTTTTATGTAGAGCACCTTGGGAGTCGGCCAGCTCGGTTTACCCGCTTTGATCGAGATGGCAAAGGGGGAGGGAAGTTGTTTTTCTCCCAAAAACCAGATCAATTAAAAGAGATTCCTCCTGGTACCCAAGATCGATTTAGTCTGATGATGCAATTGGCTTCCTTACTGGCTGGAAATGACCAGATTGATGAAAAAGGAACCGTGCGTGAAATCCCGATTGCTAATCTGGATACCGTTGAAACCTGGCGTTTTCAAAGCCAAGGCGAAGAATTATCGGATGCAGTTTCAACTCTAGGCCCCACGGTGCTACGGCATTACAAGCGTTTACCTGTAAAAGAAATGGATCACAAACGAAGAAATGATATTTGGTTAGTTAAAGATTTTGGCTGGATACCGGGAAGGGTGCGTCTTGAAAATGAAAAGGGCAGAACCTTTGAACTCTTTCTAAAGCAAGTTGACCCAATTGCTGATTTACCCAAATAAACGCTTATTGAACCTTTTTCTTACGAATGATTTGACCAATCATATTAAAGAGAACGGCTCCAGACATTGAGGCAGCAAAAATGCCGCTGAAGGCAACCACAATCGGTAAGATTTTCCAGTTTTCAGGCAATGGAAAGGTTCCGTATCCAACCGTGGTGTACATCTCACCAGCAAAATAAAATGCGTTGATATCAACCTCAAAAATATTGAGTGCAATTAGCGCATAGGTCCAAATGATGATATCCACAATGTGGGTCATAAATACGATCCCGACAGCCATCATATAAAACGGGATGGATAACCAAAACATCCCAGTGTGATCTGCCCAATCGATTAAAACCTGATAGATCTTACCCACCAACAATATAAATAATGCATGGGCAACTAACATGGCAATCGCAGTTAAAAAGACAATATAGAGTTCGCTGAGTGGCAGGCTATTGCCAACTTTCTCAAAAAGGGTAAAGAAGTTTGGAAGGTCTGCCATGCTTATTTGACGGCCCGTCTATTATTTGACATAATAATGATTATACGCAGATAATGATATTAGCCCTTAGGCTTGGATTCAGCGCTTCCGGGCTTTGGGCCCCCTTCATATTTGGTCTTGTAAAGCTTCTCCCAACGGGAACGCAGACCCCGGGAAACCTCTTCCTGATTAAATAAATCAGCAACATCAATCGCACTGAATCCTTGGTGATTGCGGATTTGCAGATCAGCGCCACGGTCAAGTAATAATCTGACCAACTGAATATTGCCCGAGCGAACAGCCATCATCAAAGGAGTTGTATCGCTATCAGACAAGGCATTGACCTGGGCGCCCTTATCCAATAGAAACTCAGCAATCTGTAGGTGACCATTGGTGCAAGCGTAATGCAGCGGTGTCCAGCCGGATTTATTGATCGTGGCTGCCCGTTTATCAATTAAAGTCTTCACCTCTGGCAAAAGCCCATACAGGGATGCCATCATTAAGACGTTTTCACCTGAAAGGTTTGGCTGATCCACATCCAAATTCTTGAGGGTTAACAGGTAGTCTAGGGTTGTGCGCGAGTTCTCCCTTACTGCGTAGACCGTAATTGGATTTCCACCCCGGACTAATAAATTAGGGCTTACACCCTCTTGCAGTAACTTTTTAACTTGTGCAAGGTCGTCAAATTGAACAGCGCGAGCCATGCGATCGGCCTGTTCTTGGGATTGGGCTGTTGCAATTCTTGAAAATAAACTAAGGGCGGTAAGAACAATAAAACTGCGGCGTAGCATCATGAGTAACTTCTATTTAATTGAAAACACTGAAAAAAATTATTTGTAGTGTGCTGGGCTATTTCTTCAAGCGTTTCACCACGTAATTGCGCAATATAACTTGCAACATGCGCTACCCAAGCTGGTTCATTGGTTTGACCGCGATGCGGTACAGGAGCCAAATACGGTGAATCGGTCTCAATGAGCAGTCGATCCAATGGTAATGCCTTACAGGTCGCCTGAAGATCTTTGGCATTCTTAAAGGTGACGATTCCGGAAAAAGAGATATAAAACCCAAGCTCAATCGCCGCCTTGGCTACCTCATAAGACTCTGTAAAGCAATGCATTACTCCGCCAATTGCGTCAGCACCCTCTTCGCGCATAATGCGCAACGTATCCTCCGAAGCGGAGCGCGTATGAATAATTAAAGGCTTTTTGGCTTGCAAGGCAGCACGAATATGGGTCCGAAAGCGCTCACGCTGCCACTCCATCGACTCGTAAGATCGATCTCCCATTCGGTAGTAATCCAGCCCGGTTTCTCCAATTGCAATCACCTTGTCGTCTTTGGCTTCCTCAACTAAAAACGCAAGAGTTGGCTCGGGGGTATCTTCGTAATCCGGATGAACGCCAACCGAAGCAAATAAATTTGGGTAGGTGTGAGCCAGTCGCTTCACCTTGGGGAAATCTGGAATATCAACAGAGATGCAAAGTGCGTGACTCACCTTGGCTCGCACCATGTTTTCTAATACCTCAGGAAGGCGATTTTGATACTCTGGGAAATCGAGGTGGCAATGCGAATCAATCAACATAACCGCTAATTTTAGTCCCCAAAGAGCTGTTGATATTGCAAGAGCATGGATTCCATTTGCACCCGTGTGGACAAGGGGTGATTCTCATGGCGACGAGCGAGTGTAAGGGCTGACCAAAGTCGCTGCGCTTTGGTTAATTGCAGTTGAGATGCGAGCTGACTAATTCGTTGTGCGTGCCGGCGGTAATAGCGCACCTCCCCTAGCTGATATGACAGTTGCAAATCAAAGAGCCAGCGTTGCATACACACCAATAATGCGGAATATGGGGCTTTCTGAACCTTCTCAGCGCATTCAAGGTAGCCAATTTTGGGTCCGTTACTCAAGGCCTCTACTAATATTCGCGTGGAATTGATGGCTAGACCAATGCCATCTTTATCATCCCCTAAATGCCTAGCAACGATCTGATCCCTTGCGCTCAAGGGTGCACCAGCATGTTCATCAATTGTGGCCTCTAACTCCTCTGCACCAACGGCATCCGAGAGAAGTATTTTCAGTTCAGATTGCAACCAGTTAAGCGCCAGTTCTCGACTTGGTTTTGGCAGGGCAATGAGTTGGCAGCGCGATCGTAAGGTTGGTAAGACGCGATCAAGACGATTGCTAACTAGGATAAAGTTCGTATCAGGATTGGGTTCTTCAAGGGATTTCAGTAAGGTGTTCGATGCATCCTCGCGCAGACTTTCCAGTGGATAAATCAGAATAATCCGTTTGCCGCCCCGGTGTGAACCAATGTTGATCCCGCCAAGCACTGCCCTAAGCTCATCAATTTTGATGAACGCACTCTCTTTTTTTCCATCGCCATCGTCTTGACCCTCTGGGGCTACAGGATCCATTTTGGGGCTACCCTCAAGCTCCGCTTGAACTAGGCGGCCTTTTAAGCTTTGGGGCAACAAAGTAATACAGTCTGGGTGATTACCAGTATCAAACCAGCGGCAAGCCTCACACGCATTGCATGGCTTTTGCCCTGTGGAGAACAAATCAGCCTCACAGAGTAGCGCCTTAGAAAGCCAGCGCGCAAAATCAAATTTGCCTATTCCTGGTTGACCATGAAACAAAATAGCTTGAGGCATTGACTCCAAATCAAAGGCTTTACCAAGTGCCTCGAACCATGGCAATAGCTTGACGGATTCGTGATGTGAATTTTCTATGGCCA
This genomic window from Polynucleobacter sp. MWH-UH24A contains:
- a CDS encoding DUF3108 domain-containing protein; the protein is MNGLRLLKPRTIVLLAILISVFIHLYIFIGFPSFLFSKAAPLEDVTVAELRVEPIKKVQLSKPAAPEPSIRDQSSNAVGDGVVIGSGSGNGQGQTEQEGQAFRVPDPGIYYYDAYLDGQYLQTASIEWQFDPKLGYRLFINIPYAFVGPFIFESRGKIDAYGLAPDFYVEHLGSRPARFTRFDRDGKGGGKLFFSQKPDQLKEIPPGTQDRFSLMMQLASLLAGNDQIDEKGTVREIPIANLDTVETWRFQSQGEELSDAVSTLGPTVLRHYKRLPVKEMDHKRRNDIWLVKDFGWIPGRVRLENEKGRTFELFLKQVDPIADLPK
- a CDS encoding ankyrin repeat domain-containing protein; protein product: MMLRRSFIVLTALSLFSRIATAQSQEQADRMARAVQFDDLAQVKKLLQEGVSPNLLVRGGNPITVYAVRENSRTTLDYLLTLKNLDVDQPNLSGENVLMMASLYGLLPEVKTLIDKRAATINKSGWTPLHYACTNGHLQIAEFLLDKGAQVNALSDSDTTPLMMAVRSGNIQLVRLLLDRGADLQIRNHQGFSAIDVADLFNQEEVSRGLRSRWEKLYKTKYEGGPKPGSAESKPKG
- a CDS encoding TatD family hydrolase; the protein is MLIDSHCHLDFPEYQNRLPEVLENMVRAKVSHALCISVDIPDFPKVKRLAHTYPNLFASVGVHPDYEDTPEPTLAFLVEEAKDDKVIAIGETGLDYYRMGDRSYESMEWQRERFRTHIRAALQAKKPLIIHTRSASEDTLRIMREEGADAIGGVMHCFTESYEVAKAAIELGFYISFSGIVTFKNAKDLQATCKALPLDRLLIETDSPYLAPVPHRGQTNEPAWVAHVASYIAQLRGETLEEIAQHTTNNFFQCFQLNRSYS
- a CDS encoding DNA polymerase III subunit delta', which gives rise to MAIENSHHESVKLLPWFEALGKAFDLESMPQAILFHGQPGIGKFDFARWLSKALLCEADLFSTGQKPCNACEACRWFDTGNHPDCITLLPQSLKGRLVQAELEGSPKMDPVAPEGQDDGDGKKESAFIKIDELRAVLGGINIGSHRGGKRIILIYPLESLREDASNTLLKSLEEPNPDTNFILVSNRLDRVLPTLRSRCQLIALPKPSRELALNWLQSELKILLSDAVGAEELEATIDEHAGAPLSARDQIVARHLGDDKDGIGLAINSTRILVEALSNGPKIGYLECAEKVQKAPYSALLVCMQRWLFDLQLSYQLGEVRYYRRHAQRISQLASQLQLTKAQRLWSALTLARRHENHPLSTRVQMESMLLQYQQLFGD